A DNA window from Hevea brasiliensis isolate MT/VB/25A 57/8 chromosome 2, ASM3005281v1, whole genome shotgun sequence contains the following coding sequences:
- the LOC110645196 gene encoding glycosyltransferase family 92 protein RCOM_0530710, which translates to MDSEQRRKRKRIYKPNANFFSVRSLTVCLSFFVFLLFISSDRSPIRTGSFRPVLYVPASLSLLPARLALTRDSFGARSLSLIVEDRVLLPDHLLLIVSNKLRTSDNFLCVYYSLFNSSSSEDVVLKPAISVDEYRGDKSIVRCQLPPMNFSTAVNLRRTWEVAEGDGLLRGNAAVAVPSWNRVVYEAVLDLNTAVVFVKGLNLRPHEDSDPTQFRCHFSLTNFDKGEGFVFTTEATAAAQEVLRCLLPRSVRRNPEKAMGIRVTVSRVDADENAIDGPLPSVAKVYGTKTYKRRSYSGKKYELCACTMLWNQASFLREWIVYHAWLGVERWFIYDNNSDDEIQEVIDELNLQNYNVSRHAWPWTKAQEAGFSHCALRARSECKWLGFFDVDEFFFFPRHRARDMQGQSSLRTLVAKYTNSPKYAEIRIICHSFGPSGLTAAPSQGVTVGYTCRLQASERHKSIVRPELLDATLLNVVHHFRLQRGYRYLNVPESKAVVNHYKYQVWDTFKTKFFRRVSTYVANWQEDQNKGSKDRAPGLGTVAIEPPDWRLRFCEVWDTGLKDFVLANFADTATGFLPWERSPF; encoded by the coding sequence ATGGATTCTGAGCAGCGCCGCAAGCGGAAGCGAATATACAAACCGAACGCCAACTTCTTTTCTGTAAGGTCTTTAACCGTTTGCTTGTCTTTTTTCGTCTTTCTCCTCTTCATTTCTTCAGATCGCTCTCCTATCCGTACTGGGTCTTTTCGCCCAGTTCTCTATGTACCCGCTTCTTTGTCGCTTTTGCCTGCTCGTCTGGCTCTAACTCGAGATTCCTTTGGTGCTAGATCCCTGTCTTTGATAGTTGAGGATAGGGTCTTGTTGCCTGACCACTTGCTGCTCATTGTTTCTAATAAACTTCGTACCAGTGACAATTTTCTGTGTGTTTACTATAGTTTGTTCAATTCTTCGTCTTCTGAAGATGTGGTTTTAAAGCCTGCTATATCTGTAGATGAGTATCGTGGGGATAAGTCCATCGTTAGGTGCCAGCTTCCGCCGATGAATTTTTCTACCGCCGTTAACTTGCGGCGGACTTGGGAGGTGGCGGAAGGTGATGGGTTGTTGCGGGGTAATGCGGCGGTGGCGGTTCCTTCATGGAATAGAGTGGTCTATGAGGCTGTATTGGATTTGAACACAGCGGTTGTGTTCGTTAAAGGATTGAATCTTCGTCCACACGAGGACTCAGATCCAACCCAATTTAGGTGCCACTTTAGTTTAACCAACTTTGATAAGGGTGAAGGATTTGTGTTCACTACCGAAGCAACCGCGGCTGCACAAGAGGTTCTTAGGTGTTTGTTGCCCCGAAGTGTTCGGAGGAATCCAGAGAAGGCTATGGGGATTCGAGTGACAGTTAGCCGTGTTGATGCTGATGAAAACGCCATTGATGGACCTCTGCCTTCTGTAGCCAAAGTTTATGGTACAAAGACGTATAAGCGGAGGAGTTACAGTGGGAAAAAGTATGAGCTCTGTGCTTGTACAATGCTGTGGAACCAAGCCTCCTTTCTTCGGGAGTGGATTGTCTACCATGCTTGGCTGGGGGTGGAGCGATGGTTCATCTATGACAACAATAGCGACGATGAGATTCAGGAGGTAATTGATGAGCTTAATTTGCAGAACTACAATGTCAGTAGGCATGCTTGGCCGTGGACTAAAGCACAGGAGGCTGGTTTTTCACATTGTGCTTTGCGAGCAAGGAGTGAATGCAAGTGGCTGGGGTTCTTTGATGTGGACGAGTTTTTCTTCTTCCCTCGTCACCGTGCACGAGATATGCAGGGTCAGAGCTCACTTCGAACCCTGGTTGCGAAGTACACGAATTCACCAAAATACGCAGAGATAAGAATAATTTGTCACAGCTTTGGACCTTCTGGTTTGACCGCAGCCCCATCACAGGGAGTAACCGTTGGTTATACTTGCCGGCTTCAAGCTTCTGAACGGCACAAATCTATTGTGCGCCCAGAACTACTCGATGCAACCCTTCTCAATGTGGTGCATCACTTTAGACTACAGCGCGGATACAGGTACCTGAATGTGCCTGAAAGTAAAGCTGTAGTGAACCACTATAAATATCAGGTGTGGGATACTTTCAAAACCAAGTTCTTCAGGCGAGTTTCTACCTATGTTGCTAActggcaagaggaccaaaacaag